A portion of the Tepidibacillus fermentans genome contains these proteins:
- a CDS encoding DUF4367 domain-containing protein — translation MHRSKWLLMTIVIIFMVFLSGCGTKDSNDVVSDLEDQLADLDSYQAVGTMKIQTGETVQEYNVQVWYKQPHFYRIELNNLNTKVTQIVLKNDDGVFVLDPAIKKSFRFKSDWPESSGQPYLFESLVKSVIDDKDRVFAKEEGNYVFQVKANYQNQSLTAQKVWFGKDLQPIRVEIYDPNEVKLVEMVFSKFEFDSKFDDDAFEMNRNLEGWDQTSLPAMKNMDNSKSFGIIEPSYIPTGVEKKDLKVVNQDNERKVVLKYGGEFNYSLIESRPQVRVASAPENSKSDIIDLGYGIGVLTEMTETRSLRWTYDGVEYLLTGDLPTEEMVAIAKSVFAQTGK, via the coding sequence ATGCATCGGTCGAAATGGTTACTAATGACGATCGTCATCATTTTTATGGTGTTCCTATCTGGATGTGGTACGAAAGATTCAAATGACGTAGTCAGTGATCTTGAAGATCAGCTAGCGGATTTAGATAGTTATCAAGCCGTAGGGACGATGAAAATTCAAACAGGAGAAACGGTTCAAGAATATAATGTTCAAGTATGGTATAAGCAGCCTCATTTTTATCGCATCGAATTAAATAATCTAAATACAAAAGTGACACAGATTGTACTGAAAAATGATGATGGAGTATTTGTTTTGGATCCTGCAATCAAGAAGAGTTTTCGTTTTAAAAGCGACTGGCCTGAGTCGAGTGGGCAACCTTATTTATTTGAGTCGCTTGTGAAAAGTGTAATTGATGATAAAGATCGCGTTTTTGCAAAAGAAGAAGGGAATTATGTCTTTCAAGTAAAAGCCAACTATCAAAATCAATCATTAACTGCCCAAAAAGTTTGGTTTGGTAAAGATTTACAACCTATAAGAGTTGAAATCTATGATCCAAATGAAGTGAAACTTGTTGAAATGGTTTTCTCTAAATTTGAATTTGATTCTAAATTTGATGATGATGCATTTGAGATGAATCGAAATCTCGAAGGTTGGGACCAAACAAGTTTACCAGCGATGAAAAATATGGATAATAGTAAGAGTTTTGGAATCATTGAACCTAGTTATATTCCAACAGGAGTAGAAAAGAAGGATCTTAAAGTAGTGAATCAGGATAATGAACGGAAGGTAGTGTTGAAGTATGGTGGTGAGTTCAATTACAGTTTAATTGAATCTCGACCACAAGTTAGAGTAGCTAGTGCACCGGAAAATTCAAAGTCGGATATTATCGATCTTGGTTATGGTATTGGCGTTCTTACCGAAATGACAGAAACCCGTTCGTTACGTTGGACTTATGATGGGGTTGAATATTTATTAACAGGGGACCTTCCTACTGAAGAAATGGTTGCTATTGCAAAATCTGTCTTTGCACAAACAGGAAAATAA
- a CDS encoding NAD(P)H-hydrate dehydratase: MLLVTAEEMREMDRKTIEEIGIPSSVLMENAGVHVARKIKERVSDSAKVLVLAGHGNNGGDGFVTARHLGNAGYDVVTWIIGNLDKSTVETRMHYLALVKSQYPVNFYNEELKKTLFKTMEQADVIVDALLGTGAKGGLREPIAGIIQYANQTKAFKVAVDMPSGVDSNTGEIINQAFLADLTVTFALPKIGQFIYPGANFVGELEVADISIPPVVSTSLGIKRYLITEEWLKDKLPIRKANSHKGTYGHALLIGGSKGMPGAPTLATMAALRSGAGLTTVVVPKSIQAMVFSHVPEAICIGSNETSTGHLDFSTLAPLITNSQKYTALGIGPGMGVWDHGLTELRKVITSYSGPLVIDADGLNLLSKNPRLLLERNGVTVITPHPGEMARLIGKDIQYVEQNRLQVAHEFAKTYQVYLVLKGAHSIIATPQGELYLNTTGGPELAKGGTGDVLTGMLTGFLAQRLPVLHAVLLAVYLHGVAGTLASKPSNYSTLARDLVEQIGYAIQQIVESR, from the coding sequence GTGTTATTGGTAACTGCGGAAGAGATGCGTGAAATGGACCGCAAAACAATTGAAGAAATCGGCATACCTAGTTCTGTATTGATGGAAAATGCAGGAGTACATGTAGCTAGAAAAATTAAGGAGAGGGTGAGTGATTCAGCAAAAGTTCTTGTATTAGCAGGACATGGAAATAATGGAGGAGATGGGTTTGTTACTGCAAGGCACCTTGGAAATGCAGGATATGATGTTGTCACATGGATTATTGGTAATTTAGATAAAAGTACTGTTGAAACCAGAATGCATTATCTAGCATTGGTGAAATCTCAATATCCTGTTAATTTTTACAATGAAGAATTGAAAAAAACCTTGTTTAAAACCATGGAGCAAGCGGATGTCATTGTTGATGCATTATTAGGAACAGGAGCAAAAGGGGGATTAAGGGAACCTATTGCAGGGATTATCCAATATGCAAATCAAACCAAGGCGTTTAAAGTTGCTGTAGATATGCCATCAGGAGTGGATAGTAATACTGGTGAAATCATCAATCAGGCGTTTTTAGCTGATTTGACGGTAACGTTCGCTTTACCCAAAATCGGCCAATTTATCTATCCCGGAGCGAATTTCGTTGGTGAATTAGAGGTTGCCGATATCTCTATACCACCTGTCGTTTCAACATCATTAGGGATTAAACGCTACCTCATTACTGAGGAATGGTTGAAAGATAAACTTCCGATTCGAAAAGCCAACAGCCATAAAGGAACCTATGGTCATGCCCTATTGATTGGAGGTTCAAAAGGGATGCCCGGTGCGCCAACCTTAGCTACGATGGCGGCATTACGTTCTGGGGCAGGATTGACAACAGTCGTGGTTCCAAAATCGATTCAAGCGATGGTTTTTAGCCATGTTCCTGAGGCGATTTGTATCGGCAGTAATGAGACGTCAACAGGACACTTAGATTTTTCTACACTTGCTCCTCTTATCACGAATAGTCAGAAATATACGGCGTTGGGGATTGGACCGGGAATGGGGGTATGGGATCATGGATTAACAGAGTTAAGAAAAGTGATAACTTCTTACTCTGGTCCATTAGTCATTGATGCAGATGGTTTGAATCTTCTTTCAAAAAATCCTCGTCTCCTTCTTGAACGAAACGGAGTTACAGTAATTACTCCTCACCCAGGGGAAATGGCGAGACTTATTGGTAAGGATATTCAGTATGTCGAACAGAATCGTCTACAAGTGGCTCATGAATTTGCGAAGACATACCAAGTCTACCTTGTCTTAAAAGGAGCCCATTCCATTATTGCTACTCCTCAAGGAGAACTTTATCTGAATACCACCGGCGGCCCCGAATTAGCCAAAGGTGGAACAGGAGATGTACTGACAGGAATGCTTACTGGTTTTCTAGCCCAAAGACTTCCTGTACTTCATGCGGTTTTGCTAGCTGTTTATCTTCATGGAGTGGCTGGTACCTTAGCTAGTAAACCTTCAAATTACAGCACGTTGGCAAGGGATCTTGTCGAACAAATTGGGTATGCGATTCAGCAAATTGTCGAATCACGCTAA
- the acpS gene encoding holo-ACP synthase translates to MIFGIGVDLIELERIRKIVERSELAFIKKILTSVEIEHLPRLPRRKIEYLAGRFAGKEAVAKALGTGIGKNLNWKDIEILPLPSGKPTVTLKNDYWPVDDFKIHISISHSQSMAIAKVLIEQI, encoded by the coding sequence GTGATTTTTGGTATTGGTGTTGACCTTATTGAATTAGAACGGATTCGAAAAATTGTAGAACGAAGTGAGTTAGCTTTTATCAAAAAAATCTTAACGAGTGTAGAGATTGAACATCTACCGCGATTGCCAAGACGAAAAATTGAATATCTTGCTGGCAGATTCGCGGGAAAAGAGGCAGTAGCAAAAGCACTAGGTACAGGAATTGGGAAAAATCTAAACTGGAAAGATATCGAAATCCTCCCTCTTCCTTCGGGTAAGCCAACCGTCACTTTAAAAAATGATTATTGGCCAGTGGATGACTTTAAGATTCATATTAGTATCAGCCATTCTCAATCGATGGCAATTGCAAAAGTTCTTATCGAACAAATATAG
- a CDS encoding TerC family protein — protein sequence MDILSLQFLSSLLSIIMIDIVLGGDNAILIALATRNLNQKQRKKAVFWGVFGAIAVRATLTAIAVYVLKIPFIKFVGGILLVWIAYKLLIEEDKHNDVKSGDNTFAAIKTIVIADVLMGIDNVLAVAGAAHGHPLLVILGLLISVPIIVWGSGIIFHFIERFPIIIFIGGAVIAWTAGKMIAEDDFIHRAIVSQLPLLDLIIPISITALVVIMGYWKKNASASYNKV from the coding sequence ATGGACATACTCAGTCTTCAATTTTTAAGCAGTTTACTAAGTATTATTATGATTGATATTGTATTAGGTGGCGATAATGCGATCTTAATCGCATTAGCGACAAGAAACCTAAATCAGAAACAGCGAAAGAAAGCTGTTTTCTGGGGTGTTTTTGGAGCGATAGCTGTAAGGGCCACATTAACCGCAATTGCAGTTTATGTATTAAAAATTCCATTCATTAAATTTGTTGGTGGGATTCTTCTTGTTTGGATTGCTTATAAGCTTTTAATTGAAGAAGATAAGCATAATGATGTGAAATCAGGTGATAACACCTTTGCAGCTATTAAAACCATCGTTATCGCTGACGTGCTAATGGGAATTGATAATGTATTAGCGGTGGCTGGGGCAGCTCACGGCCATCCTTTACTTGTGATACTTGGCTTACTCATTAGTGTTCCAATTATCGTCTGGGGTAGTGGTATCATTTTTCATTTCATCGAAAGGTTCCCCATCATTATTTTTATTGGTGGAGCTGTAATTGCTTGGACAGCTGGTAAAATGATTGCGGAAGATGATTTCATACATAGAGCGATAGTCTCACAACTGCCGTTATTAGACCTTATCATACCAATCTCCATTACAGCCCTTGTGGTTATCATGGGTTATTGGAAAAAAAACGCGAGTGCTTCATATAACAAGGTGTGA
- a CDS encoding metal-sulfur cluster assembly factor, with protein sequence MFVSLSDELQEIAPIDFEGIEDENLKQEIIEALMEVNDPEINIDIINLGLVYKVQMDEEKNVKIQMTLTAIGCPLAGSITGQVQQAVGRIEGINQVHVDLVWNPPWDRNRVSRLAKMALGIA encoded by the coding sequence ATGTTTGTGTCTTTGTCAGATGAATTACAAGAAATCGCACCGATTGATTTTGAGGGTATTGAAGATGAGAATTTAAAACAAGAAATCATCGAAGCATTAATGGAAGTCAATGACCCTGAAATCAATATTGATATTATAAATTTAGGTTTGGTTTATAAGGTGCAAATGGATGAGGAGAAAAATGTAAAAATTCAAATGACATTAACCGCAATTGGTTGCCCATTAGCTGGATCGATTACTGGACAAGTACAGCAAGCCGTAGGTCGTATCGAAGGGATCAACCAAGTTCATGTTGATTTAGTCTGGAATCCGCCTTGGGATCGCAATCGGGTGTCTAGATTAGCGAAAATGGCATTAGGTATTGCTTAA
- a CDS encoding peptidylprolyl isomerase translates to MKQYRNPPEMQIDVSKEYIAIIHTNKGDIQIKLFAEGAPKTVNNFVFLAKDGYYNGVKFHRIIKSFMIQTGDPLGNGMGGPGYQFEDELPPVKEYKPGIVAMANAGPNTNGSQFFICSGQDSTYLNRTPNYTVFGEVVEGMDVVDAIASVPVGPSFGGEMSSPKEAVFMKTIDIVEK, encoded by the coding sequence ATGAAACAATATCGTAATCCACCAGAAATGCAAATAGATGTCAGCAAAGAGTATATTGCAATTATACATACCAATAAAGGAGATATTCAGATAAAATTATTCGCAGAAGGGGCACCAAAAACTGTAAATAACTTTGTTTTCTTAGCAAAAGATGGTTATTACAACGGGGTAAAATTTCACCGCATCATCAAATCCTTCATGATTCAAACCGGTGATCCCTTAGGTAATGGTATGGGAGGTCCAGGGTATCAATTTGAAGATGAATTGCCACCTGTGAAGGAATATAAACCAGGAATCGTAGCAATGGCAAATGCAGGTCCGAATACAAATGGAAGTCAATTCTTTATTTGTAGCGGACAAGATAGTACATACCTGAATCGAACACCAAATTATACTGTTTTTGGCGAAGTAGTAGAGGGTATGGATGTTGTTGATGCAATTGCCAGTGTTCCTGTTGGTCCCTCCTTTGGCGGAGAAATGAGCAGTCCAAAAGAGGCTGTTTTTATGAAAACCATTGATATTGTTGAAAAATAG
- a CDS encoding DedA family protein translates to MRDTILHIIANYGYIGIFVSLILGIVGLPIPDETIMMLAGYLITKEHLNYFLTILVAFSGSMIGMTVSFIIGKRLGLPFLEKHGAKIRVTPERLKHVEKFFNRFGKYTVSIGYYIAGVRHFSAIFAGISNWSYGTFALYAFPGGLVWVLVFVNLGYFLGEHWHHFYKIIHHYMRIALFIVIIGAILWGYFIYKKKKKRLCKVKIKS, encoded by the coding sequence ATGCGTGATACCATCTTACATATAATTGCGAATTACGGATATATCGGAATCTTTGTCTCGTTGATTCTTGGTATTGTAGGACTACCGATTCCTGATGAAACGATTATGATGCTGGCTGGATATTTGATTACTAAAGAGCATCTTAATTATTTTTTAACGATACTAGTAGCTTTTTCAGGAAGCATGATCGGTATGACGGTGAGCTTTATCATTGGCAAAAGGTTAGGCTTGCCCTTTTTAGAAAAGCATGGAGCAAAGATACGAGTGACTCCTGAACGATTAAAGCATGTAGAAAAATTCTTTAATCGGTTTGGTAAATATACGGTGTCCATTGGTTATTATATTGCGGGAGTACGTCACTTTAGTGCGATTTTTGCAGGAATCAGTAATTGGTCTTATGGAACATTTGCCCTTTATGCTTTTCCAGGTGGATTAGTTTGGGTTTTGGTTTTTGTCAATCTCGGCTATTTCTTAGGAGAGCATTGGCATCATTTTTATAAGATAATACACCATTATATGAGAATCGCTCTGTTTATTGTAATCATAGGAGCGATATTATGGGGATATTTTATCTATAAAAAGAAAAAAAAAAGACTTTGTAAGGTCAAGATTAAATCTTAA
- a CDS encoding O-antigen ligase family protein — MYLGLSLIIYSPYLTFLPVIYLIYHLIKKEKLVLGNAWSMGLFLLFIWSSFVSLINSQILSFLASLGILAFLIVTIYVQETYRTEEMMMKVLHSIFIISIGSAFIGVLEALKVINYDPAWWKYLLGIRQLGSIDVNRISGTFNNPNLAGTWYAIMILLGFYFFNKNEGRKKWFYAIVTVLYLIVLFWTGSRGGAIGLIIGFATYFYFLGHKKKVISILVMFLSGTILMLNYPQWFPRGNSLFATIDGRVSIWENAVYMFVIKPITGWGLMGIYTSNNYVFNKYRAFHAHNIPLTIATTLGLIGLAIFIWMIWELFKEIKVLYRFKNQLTPLLAAIQAAILGQGLFDFTIMSPQVGILFVASATMIETLAYSYQPSLVPYYFAIRLKQKKQQKSIV, encoded by the coding sequence GTGTATTTAGGTTTATCCTTGATCATCTATTCACCATATTTAACATTTCTGCCGGTTATTTATCTAATCTATCATTTAATTAAAAAGGAAAAGTTGGTTTTAGGAAATGCCTGGTCTATGGGCTTGTTTCTTTTATTTATCTGGTCTTCTTTCGTAAGTTTGATCAATTCACAAATTTTATCATTTCTTGCCTCTTTAGGAATTTTAGCTTTTTTAATTGTGACAATTTATGTTCAAGAAACTTATCGTACTGAAGAAATGATGATGAAAGTACTTCATTCGATTTTTATAATTTCCATTGGGTCAGCTTTCATTGGTGTGTTAGAAGCTTTGAAAGTGATTAATTATGATCCTGCGTGGTGGAAATATTTATTAGGTATTCGACAATTAGGTTCGATAGACGTAAATCGAATTTCGGGAACTTTTAATAATCCGAACCTTGCTGGTACTTGGTATGCGATCATGATCTTACTTGGTTTTTATTTCTTTAACAAGAATGAAGGACGTAAAAAGTGGTTTTATGCAATTGTTACGGTACTATATCTGATTGTTTTATTTTGGACGGGTTCCCGTGGTGGTGCAATCGGGCTAATTATTGGTTTTGCAACATATTTTTATTTCTTAGGTCACAAGAAAAAGGTAATTTCTATTTTAGTTATGTTTTTAAGTGGCACCATCTTAATGTTGAACTACCCACAATGGTTCCCACGTGGAAATAGCTTGTTTGCTACTATTGATGGACGGGTTTCGATTTGGGAAAACGCCGTTTATATGTTTGTCATTAAACCGATCACCGGTTGGGGGCTAATGGGGATTTATACATCAAATAATTACGTCTTCAATAAATATCGTGCTTTTCATGCTCATAATATTCCATTGACCATTGCGACTACCCTTGGGTTAATTGGTTTAGCGATTTTTATCTGGATGATATGGGAATTATTCAAAGAGATTAAGGTATTATATCGTTTCAAAAATCAACTTACCCCTTTATTAGCAGCAATACAAGCAGCTATTTTAGGGCAGGGGCTGTTTGATTTTACGATTATGAGTCCTCAAGTTGGAATTTTATTTGTGGCATCAGCAACGATGATTGAAACCCTGGCTTATTCTTATCAGCCGTCTTTGGTTCCTTATTATTTCGCAATACGCTTGAAGCAAAAAAAACAACAAAAGAGTATTGTATAG
- a CDS encoding cation diffusion facilitator family transporter — MGKTPKELEVIGVQHAHHVSDKKSTGINIAFWLTFLLFVAEIIGGILTNSLAILSDAWHLLSDILALGVSWFALRQARKPANKRLTFGYHRFGIFAAFFNNLTLIAISFYIFYTAVLRIFHPKEVKSLGMVYLAILGLVITGTIVLFLRKEEQNLNVRSAVLHFVGDVFSYAGVILGGVILHFTGWLWIDPVISIVFASIILRGAFSMLRESFWILLEGVPSNFDVDQITKDMESVPGVHSVHDVHIWGISAEEVMLTAHVVVEEQPVSEGHDLLHEVKKVLRGKYGIWHSILQLETIDYQEKNKGEKKFNPNLSPDPKMGFDIVSLTRKSE, encoded by the coding sequence TTGGGGAAAACACCAAAGGAATTGGAGGTTATTGGTGTGCAACATGCCCATCATGTATCAGATAAAAAAAGTACGGGAATCAATATTGCTTTTTGGTTAACATTTCTGTTATTTGTTGCCGAAATTATCGGTGGCATATTGACCAATAGTTTGGCAATTTTGAGTGATGCATGGCATCTATTAAGTGATATTTTAGCTTTAGGAGTTAGTTGGTTTGCATTAAGGCAAGCTAGAAAACCAGCGAATAAACGATTAACCTTTGGTTATCATCGTTTTGGAATTTTTGCTGCTTTTTTTAATAATTTAACCTTAATTGCTATATCATTTTATATTTTTTATACAGCTGTATTACGTATTTTCCATCCCAAAGAGGTAAAATCATTGGGAATGGTTTACCTAGCGATTCTTGGTTTAGTGATTACAGGAACAATTGTACTTTTTCTCCGCAAAGAAGAACAGAACTTAAATGTGAGAAGTGCAGTATTACATTTCGTCGGCGATGTATTTTCTTATGCTGGAGTCATCTTAGGTGGAGTGATTCTTCATTTTACAGGTTGGCTATGGATCGACCCTGTCATAAGTATCGTTTTTGCAAGTATTATTCTACGTGGTGCTTTCTCGATGTTAAGAGAATCCTTTTGGATTTTATTAGAAGGAGTTCCTTCGAATTTTGATGTGGATCAGATTACAAAGGATATGGAAAGTGTACCAGGAGTACATTCCGTTCATGATGTTCATATTTGGGGAATTTCTGCTGAAGAAGTCATGCTTACTGCACATGTAGTTGTTGAGGAACAACCAGTATCAGAAGGGCATGATTTATTACATGAAGTAAAAAAGGTATTAAGAGGGAAATACGGGATTTGGCATTCCATTTTACAATTAGAAACCATCGATTATCAAGAGAAAAATAAAGGTGAAAAAAAATTCAATCCCAATTTGTCACCTGATCCAAAAATGGGGTTTGATATCGTATCTTTGACAAGAAAAAGTGAATAA
- a CDS encoding amino acid permease yields MSGEQQNRMQRGLKNRHIQMIALGGAIGTGLFYGSAETIKLAGPAITLSYLVGGLIIFFIMRMLGEMSVDEPVSGSFSYYAYKYWGDFPGFLSGWNYWFSYIIVSMAELTAVGIYINYWWPNIPHWVSALFFLVIITIANLVKVKLYGEFEFWFTIVKVAAILGMIILGIVLLISPYHATTTGISNLWKYGGFFPNGIRGLLFSLSVVLFSFGGIELIGITAGEADNPKKTIPKAINQVMWRILIFYVGALTVIMMLYPWNQVGLEGSPFVTIFSKIGIPSAATILNIVVLIAALSVYNSGVYSNGRMLYSLALQGNAPKIFAKLNRNGIPVTGVLTSSAFTLVAVILNYLFPGKVFIYLISVATIAAIINWMMIILTNLKFHQAKGKEAKKQTFKTPFYPYSNYISLAFLIMTVGIMFTMKDMRLAVYILPVWILILWIGYKVKKHL; encoded by the coding sequence ATGAGTGGAGAACAACAAAATCGTATGCAAAGAGGTTTAAAAAACAGACATATTCAGATGATTGCGCTTGGTGGTGCGATTGGAACAGGGTTATTTTATGGCTCAGCCGAGACAATTAAATTAGCAGGGCCAGCCATTACCTTATCTTACTTAGTAGGTGGCCTGATCATTTTTTTCATTATGCGAATGCTTGGGGAAATGTCGGTAGATGAACCAGTCTCAGGATCGTTCAGTTATTATGCTTATAAGTATTGGGGGGACTTCCCTGGTTTTCTATCCGGTTGGAATTATTGGTTTAGCTATATTATTGTTAGTATGGCTGAATTGACGGCTGTTGGGATCTATATCAATTATTGGTGGCCGAACATCCCGCATTGGGTATCTGCACTTTTCTTTCTCGTTATTATTACGATTGCTAATTTGGTCAAAGTCAAATTGTATGGTGAGTTTGAGTTTTGGTTCACGATTGTGAAGGTAGCAGCCATTCTTGGGATGATCATTTTGGGAATAGTATTACTGATTAGTCCTTATCATGCTACTACAACTGGAATAAGTAATCTCTGGAAGTATGGAGGATTCTTCCCCAATGGGATTCGTGGGTTATTATTCTCCTTATCAGTAGTTTTATTTAGTTTTGGTGGGATTGAATTAATAGGGATTACAGCAGGAGAGGCGGATAATCCAAAGAAGACAATACCTAAAGCTATTAACCAAGTCATGTGGAGAATTCTGATCTTTTATGTTGGGGCTTTAACTGTCATTATGATGCTTTATCCTTGGAATCAAGTGGGGTTAGAGGGAAGCCCATTTGTAACGATTTTCTCGAAAATAGGGATACCTTCAGCTGCAACGATTTTGAATATTGTTGTATTAATAGCGGCATTATCCGTTTATAACAGTGGAGTTTATAGTAATGGACGAATGCTATATAGCTTAGCGCTGCAAGGAAATGCACCAAAGATTTTTGCCAAATTAAATCGAAATGGCATACCTGTAACGGGGGTTCTCACTTCTTCAGCTTTTACCTTAGTGGCTGTAATCTTGAACTATCTATTCCCCGGCAAAGTTTTTATTTATCTAATCTCTGTTGCAACAATCGCTGCAATTATTAACTGGATGATGATTATTTTAACCAATCTCAAATTTCATCAAGCAAAAGGAAAAGAAGCTAAGAAACAAACGTTTAAGACGCCATTTTATCCCTATTCGAATTATATCAGCTTAGCTTTTTTAATCATGACCGTAGGAATTATGTTTACGATGAAAGATATGCGATTGGCCGTTTATATCCTACCAGTCTGGATATTGATTTTATGGATCGGGTACAAGGTAAAAAAACATTTGTAA
- a CDS encoding MFS transporter translates to MKSEKRMNKDRLWTKDFILLSLSNLLLFFGFQMLLPTLPAYVSQKGGGNLAVGMVISLFTISAVLIRPFSGAALDLIGRKKVLMVGFIISLFAIGSYYWAATVFFVLGLRFVHGLGWGISSTTNGTVASDLIPAARRGEGMGYFGLSSTLAMAIGPMIGVMIIRSFGFGVLFLVSFTSTFLAFLLTYLIDISEMKAQPSQKSRVSLGSRLIEKRALFPSLLVLLFSITYGGIVSFITLFGKEAGIENVGWFFTINAIFVFVTRPISGKLFDKKGHFSVLFPSAFFTIIGLILLSYASSNLTLILAAVFYGIGFGSIQPSLQAWTINRVSADRRGAANATFFSAFDLGIAGGAMVLGTLAEMTNYEQMYRYSSIFIVIYLLIYLFYMIKEKKKEELEVEGER, encoded by the coding sequence ATGAAAAGTGAAAAGCGAATGAACAAAGACCGTTTATGGACAAAAGATTTTATCTTGTTATCCCTTTCCAATTTGCTCTTATTCTTTGGATTTCAAATGTTGCTCCCGACACTACCTGCATATGTTTCGCAAAAAGGTGGTGGAAATCTTGCCGTTGGTATGGTGATTAGTCTTTTTACCATTTCTGCAGTTTTGATTCGCCCGTTTTCCGGTGCGGCTCTAGATCTCATCGGTAGAAAGAAGGTATTAATGGTTGGTTTCATCATTAGTTTATTTGCTATCGGAAGTTATTACTGGGCGGCAACCGTGTTTTTTGTCTTAGGATTACGTTTTGTTCATGGATTAGGATGGGGGATCTCTTCAACAACAAATGGTACGGTTGCCTCTGATTTAATTCCTGCTGCAAGAAGAGGAGAGGGGATGGGGTATTTTGGTTTATCCTCCACGTTAGCCATGGCAATCGGGCCAATGATCGGGGTTATGATCATTCGTTCTTTTGGTTTTGGTGTATTGTTTCTTGTATCTTTTACGAGTACATTTCTTGCCTTTCTGTTAACTTATTTGATTGACATTTCCGAAATGAAGGCTCAACCGTCACAGAAGAGTAGAGTTTCTCTTGGCTCCCGTTTAATCGAAAAAAGAGCATTATTCCCTTCATTACTTGTTTTATTGTTCTCCATTACCTATGGAGGCATTGTTAGTTTCATTACGCTATTCGGCAAAGAGGCGGGTATTGAAAATGTGGGTTGGTTCTTCACGATCAATGCCATTTTTGTCTTTGTTACTCGCCCCATTTCAGGGAAGCTTTTTGATAAGAAAGGGCATTTTTCCGTATTATTTCCGAGTGCCTTTTTTACAATCATCGGGCTGATTCTATTATCCTATGCCTCTTCCAATCTTACGTTAATTTTAGCCGCTGTTTTTTATGGAATAGGTTTTGGCTCGATTCAGCCTTCTTTACAGGCATGGACGATCAACCGAGTTTCTGCTGACCGTAGAGGAGCAGCAAATGCCACCTTTTTCTCTGCGTTTGATTTAGGGATTGCTGGTGGTGCAATGGTGCTCGGAACTTTAGCAGAAATGACGAATTATGAGCAGATGTATCGCTATTCCAGTATTTTTATTGTGATTTATTTGCTGATCTATTTGTTCTACATGATTAAGGAAAAGAAAAAGGAAGAATTAGAGGTTGAAGGAGAACGTTAG
- a CDS encoding nucleotidyltransferase substrate binding protein, with protein sequence MTKERLLERFQDFKNALERLKESLQIEAYQDIIQDIIIDGVIQRFEFTFELSWKLMKLFLEYEGIEANSPRSAIRKAYEINMIEDGEAWIDMMIDRNKISHVYDEEMAKQIYDRIKEVHIINLEKLLNRFEKVIENL encoded by the coding sequence ATGACAAAAGAAAGGCTTCTTGAAAGATTTCAAGATTTTAAAAACGCTTTAGAACGCTTAAAAGAGAGTCTACAAATAGAGGCGTATCAAGATATCATTCAAGATATCATTATTGATGGTGTGATTCAACGTTTTGAATTCACCTTTGAATTAAGTTGGAAACTGATGAAGCTCTTTTTGGAATATGAGGGAATTGAGGCAAACAGTCCGAGAAGTGCGATTCGGAAAGCCTATGAAATAAATATGATCGAAGATGGGGAAGCATGGATTGACATGATGATAGATCGAAATAAAATATCTCATGTTTATGATGAAGAGATGGCAAAGCAAATTTATGATCGGATTAAAGAAGTGCATATTATTAATCTGGAAAAGTTATTGAATCGATTTGAGAAAGTTATTGAGAATCTTTAA